A stretch of Oncorhynchus mykiss isolate Arlee chromosome 14, USDA_OmykA_1.1, whole genome shotgun sequence DNA encodes these proteins:
- the LOC110487741 gene encoding uncharacterized protein LOC110487741 — translation MEVTEDSCPHASGLDGREATHPQEQTENALLRLSGSLGVAGTQGIQAGLHGVLDAGPGCAGSLACTSGPWRWSPGWRWSPGRRWSWSPGRRWSPGRRWSPGRRWSPGLSSSEASSVSGSSPGVGRGLSREWPSTPVTRRLHALPKYIRENSLAQWRTEGRVAVWLHVPISFSRCAAAASAHGFTYHHAKQDRSILSLWLGDGQRRLPGFATRQIGVAGVLESEQIPSSCNSFHNQDLYKYSVLPLPLCQIVISAHYYSVSCPGLLFHTSPPNYLDLDFTHHHYLGFPSGSVYQVLLSQLQPLSTSGFSATHLSFPGSALHISLCNNKYFGSFIPVSSSESALVFHGVTLLHTHRVCH, via the exons ACTGAGAATGCCCTGCTCAGACTCAGTGGGAGTCTGGGGGTTGCAGGGACACAGGGCATACAGGCGGGCCTGCATGGGGTACTGGATGCAGGACCAGGCTGCGCCGGATCCCTGGCCTGCACCTCAGGTCCATGGAGGTGGAGCCCAGGGTGGAGGTGGAGTCCAGGGCGGAGGTGGAGCTGGAGCCCAGGGCGGAGGTGGAGCCCAGGACGGAGGTGGAGCCCAGGACGGAGGTGGAGCCCAGGGCTGAGCTCGTCAGAGGCCTCCTCTGTATCAGGCTCCAGTCCCGGGGTAGGCAGGGGTCTCTCCAGGGAGTGGCCGTCGACCCCCGTCACCCGCAGACTACACGCTCTGCCAAAATACATCAGGGAGA aCTCTTTGGCTCAGTGGAGGACAGAGGGCCGGGTGGCAGTATGGCTTCATGTGCCTATCTCTTTCAGCCGTTGTGCCGCAGCTGCCTCTGCTCATGGCTTCACCTACCACCACGCCAAACAGGACCGCTCAATTCTGTCTCTGTGGCTGGGGGATGGGCAGCGCAGGCTGCCTGGGTTTGCTACTCGTCAGATTGGAGTGGCAG gtgtgctggagtcagagcaaaTCCCCTCCAGCTGCAactcgttccataatcaagacctctacaaatactcagtcctgccacttccactctgccagattgtaatctctgctca TTACTACTCTGTCTCTTGCCCTGGTCTCCTGTTCCACACCTCACCACCCAACTACCTGGATCTCGATTTTACTCACCATCACTACCTTGGCTTCCCCTCAGGATCTGTTTACCAAGTTCTACTCAGCCAACTCCAACCTCTCTCCACATCTGGTTTTTCTGCAACTCATCTGAGCTTCCCCGGATCtgcactccatatctctctgtgtaacaataaatattttggttcattcatccctgtttcctcatctgagtctgctcttgtgTTCCACGGTGTCACTCTGCTTCACACACACCGTGTGTGTCACTAA